The Doryrhamphus excisus isolate RoL2022-K1 chromosome 1, RoL_Dexc_1.0, whole genome shotgun sequence genome includes a window with the following:
- the fbxl18 gene encoding F-box/LRR-repeat protein 18, with the protein MSMVSVVAMASGAEISDVKGRPGQDLPEDHTMASTWVGMSDLSDEILLCILRHVPVCDLLTNVAPACQRLQTLCRDKTLLAHVSLSEEYTMDDHTVRHTLMQLANHVQSLSLNGVYWLSGSIMDTVARCKAVTHLDVTGCRLTSLRLSRLLSSLTLLRSLAFDVQSGFDASKLSSEAVDRLSCLSELRQTLLTPSYGVVPCCAQLRKLMLQFDISDVTREGFGISCHLMVGQSSVPHYEQLEEFTARLAPGEVNQTLLLLYLAVFSVHVPERLRIFLVSIPGPNPAHWPAAPSLAQSLGCRGDLEALQLPRSWLDPFSLKHALEGNSPKHLSFSRCPALWPQVFQSLLEGGVRDASRLLSLNLSGINNVPYSECRGVEDQLLPATMGRLASSCSNLQHLNLMHTHYHHEHTPGMAPQIHLCASLAQLKHLRSLTLPACALSDGVKAHHSTAPNSSPSFPLRGLKKLPRVGVQNYKADSEPSLLKDSTSGLAQLSAGCLFLETFELIGPGFVSALPRLEPCTRASVEPRGMCAWARGIGDHHLAALGGLPRLRRLTLAGLPGVLAGTGLVRLALQCKDLQVLSLANIGSLKIMNYNSALLDVLRQCSQLRELRLEQPYLNANSSFFDALSCCSCLQRFCLISRNGSFESPAAEAFMERCVHVVMCHMFTGGTLVACRNLRKSLHDRFSSARPGLSVVIYPIQHEDLPSVIRDIPLTLLDRTTLFQSHVAQPPRLSPW; encoded by the exons GCCAGGACCTGCCTGAGGACCATACCATGGCGTCCACTTGGGTGGGAATGTCAGACTTGTCGGATGAGATCCTGCTCTGCATCCTCCGCCACGTTCCCGTGTGCGACCTGCTGACCAATGTGGCGCCTGCCTGCCAGAGGCTGCAGACGCTGTGCAGGGACAAGACCCTGCTTGCACACGTCAGCCTGTCCGAGGAGTATACG ATGGACGACCACACAGTCCGCCACACATTGATGCAGCTGGCCAATCACGTGCAGTCTCTCAGTCTCAATGGCGTGTACTGGCTAAGCGGTTCCATCATGGATACAGTAGCCCGCTGCAAGGCGGTTACGCACCTTGACGTCACCGGGTGCCGCCTCACCTCCCTGCGTCTCTCCCGCCTCCTGTCCTCGCTTACGCTTCTCCGATCGCTCGCTTTCGACGTGCAGTCGGGTTTTGACGCCAGCAAGCTCAGCTCCGAGGCCGTGGACCGACTCAGCTGTCTGTCAGAGCTGCGGCAGACGCTGCTGACGCCCAGTTATGGCGTGGTGCCGTGCTGCGCCCAACTACGCAA GCTAATGCTGCAGTTTGACATCTCTGACGTCACCAGGGAGGGTTTCGGCATCAGCTGCCACCTGATGGTGGGTCAGAGCAGCGTGCCGCATTATGAGCAGTTGGAGGAGTTCACTGCCAGACTGGCTCCTGGAGAG GTGAACCAGACCTTGCTCCTGCTCTACCTAGCGGTCTTCAGCGTTCACGTCCCGGAGCGTCTCAGAATCTTCCTGGTGTCTATCCCTGGACCCAACCCGGCTCACTGGCCCGCTGCCCCGTCACTGGCACAGAGTCTGGGTTGTCGCGGCGACCTGGAGGCCCTGCAGCTCCCCCGCTCCTGGCTGGACCCCTTCTCCTTAAAGCACGCCCTGGAGGGCAACAGTCCCAAGCACCTGAGTTTCAGCCGCTGCCCCGCCTTGTGGCCGCAAGTGTTCCAGTCCCTGCTGGAGGGCGGCGTCCGAGACGCGTCGCGGCTGCTCAGCCTCAACCTCAGCGGGATCAACAATGTTCCGTATTCGGAGTGCCGGGGCGTGGAGGACCAGCTGCTTCCTGCCACGATGGGGCGGCTGGCGTCTAGCTGCTCTAACCTGCAACACTTAAACCTGATGCACACGCACTACCACCACGAGCACACACCTGGAATGGCGCCTCAGATACACCTGTGCGCCAGCCTGGCTCAACTGAAGCACCTGCGCTCGCTCACTTTGCCGGCATGCGCCTTGTCGGATGGCGTGAAGGCGCATCACAGCACCGCACCGAACTCCTCTCCATCTTTTCCGCTGCGCGGCTTGAAGAAGCTTCCACGCGTGGGCGTCCAGAACTACAAAGCCGACTCTGAGCCGAGTCTCTTAAAAGACAGCACCTCGGGACTCGCTCAGCTCTCAGCCGGCTGCCTCTTTTTGGAAACTTTCGAGCTCATCGGTCCTGGTTTCGTCTCGGCTCTTCCACGGCTGGAGCCTTGCACCCGTGCCAGCGTGGAGCCGCGTGGCATGTGCGCGTGGGCCCGGGGGATCGGCGACCACCACTTGGCAGCGCTAGGAGGTTTGCCTCGTTTGAGACGGCTGACTCTGGCTGGGCTTCCTGGCGTCCTGGCGGGTACGGGCCTGGTACGGCTTGCCTTGCAGTGCAAGGACCTGCAGGTGCTGTCGCTCGCCAACATCGGCTCGCTTAAGATCATGAACTACAATTCCGCCCTGCTGGATGTGCTCCGGCAGTGCTCACAGCTACGAGAACTCAG GTTAGAGCAGCCATACTTGAACGCCAACTCATCCTTCTTCGACGCCCTCTCCTGCTGCTCCTGCCTGCAACGGTTCTGCCTCATCTCTCGTAACGGCTCCTTTGAGTCGCCGGCCGCCGAGGCGTTCATGGAGCGCTGCGTCCACGTGGTCATGTGCCACATGTTCACGGGTGGCACTTTGGTGGCGTGTCGCAATCTGCGGAAATCTCTCCATGATAG GTTTTCCTCAGCGCGCCCTGGTTTGTCAGTGGTCATTTACCCAATTCAGCATGAAGACCTGCCTTCTGTCATCAGAGATATCCCACTGACGCTGCTGGATCGCACCACTTTGTTCCAGAGTCATGTGGCCCAGCCGCCACGTTTATCACCATGGTGA
- the ptcd1 gene encoding pentatricopeptide repeat-containing protein 1, mitochondrial, whose amino-acid sequence MLPSVAKLCARNGTISVWFASFRSPAVNNGALRCLSSPPAVMFFLPAASREPNVRWVSLSCISRQREDLPSVPVENENFGSFSTDISARKIFKKSSPEMFDLRYREDEDQTPEKPVRKPARRNTTYWYFLQCKKLIKAGKLQEALDMFSTDMLQAERLQPEEYNYSVLIGGCGRAGNLKKAFKLYNDMKKRGLEASDATYTALFNACAESPQKQVGLHQALKLEQELRRKRYPLSTVTYHALLKTHALCNHLQACMHTLREMLQSGHAVTQETFHYLLMGCLKDKDIGFRLALQVWRQMLKSGILPDSNNYTLLLRTARDCGLGDPALASSILLRSHMEECESRVKSSKAPIDVDLLEREMFIQPDLHGIDENDMQNSLVPFRPNEAGLLPSISTPNLLDLLEGKWGGSISIGSVDGPADRLALIGGGEGLLGKMVANGLKPDIRTLTLLADTMAPGVQSLETLLKVAKQHRIKLDTAFYNSAIRRAARTGDLDGAKDVLSVMRKCNVGVDVQTFGSLAMGCQRQKDGLQLLKDMEEAGLRPNVHVFSALIGQASRRLDYIYLTTLLKSMRNMKVWPNEVIVKQLEFAAQYPPNYNQYKSRNNYLVQIDGFRGYYQQWLRAMPAQDERSELHSESQLVANVTTGADALGGLIEAPEEPKRNGE is encoded by the exons ATGTTGCCATCCGTAGCAAAGCTTTGCGCCCGAAACGGCACAATTTCGGTTTGGTTTGCTTCGTTCCGTTCACCAGCGGTCAACAATGGAGCTTTGCGGTGTTTATCTTCGCCACCCGCGGTGATGTTCTTCCTCCCAGCAGCTTCACGGGAGCCAAACGTCCGATGGGTGTCATTGTCGTGCATATCACGGCAGCGTGAAGATTTGCCCTCAGTCCCAGTTGAAAACGAGAACTTCGGCTCTTTTTCCACAGACATATCCGCTCGGAAGATTTTCAAGAAAAGCAGCCCGGAAATGTTTGACTTGAGGTACCGAGAAGACGAGGACCAGACGCCGGAGAAACCTGTCCGCAAGCCTGCGAGGAGAAATACTACCTATTGGTACTTCTTACAATGCAAGAAGCTGATTAAAGCAGGAAAG CTTCAGGAGGCGTTGGATATGTTCAGCACAGACATGCTTCAGGCAGAGAGGCTCCAGCCTGAAGAGTACAACTACAGCGTCCTCATCGGGGGCTGTGGACGAGCAGGAAATCTCAAGAAGGCCTTCAAGCTCTACAACGAC ATGAAGAAACGAGGTCTGGAGGCGTCGGACGCCACCTACACGGCTCTCTTCAATGCCTGCGCCGAGTCGCCCCAAAAGCAAGTGGGTCTCCACCAGGCGCTCAAGTTGGAGCAAGAACTGCGGCGCAAACGCTACCCCCTGAGCACCGTCACGTACCACGCCCTCCTGAAGACACACGCCCTCTGTAACCACCTGCAGGCCTGCATGCACACGCTGAGG GAGATGCTGCAGAGCGGCCATGCTGTCACTCAGGAGACGTTTCACTACTTGCTGATGGGATGCCTGAAGGACAAAGACATTGGGTTCCGGTTGGCTTTGCAG GTTTGGCGCCAGATGCTGAAGTCAGGGATTCTCCCAGACTCCAACAACTACACCCTGCTTTTGAGGACCGCAAGAGATTGTGGGTTGGGCGATCCAGCGCTAGCCTCCAGCATCCTGCTCCGGTCACACATGGAAGAATGCGAGTCCCGCGTCAAGTCAAGCAAAGCTCCCATCGATGTTGACCTCCTGGAGCGGGAGATGTTTATCCAACCTGATCTCCATGGCATTGACGAGAACGATATGCAAAACTCTTTGGTGCCATTCAGACCAAATGAAGCTGGACTGCTGCCTTCTATCTCCACACCCAACCTGCTGGACCTCCTGGAGGGAAAGTGGGGTGGCTCCATCTCCATCGGCAGCGTGGACGGACCCGCTGATAGACTTGCTCTCATCGGCGGAGGCGAAGGTTTGCTGGGGAAGATGGTGGCAAACGGTCTCAAGCCGGATATCCGGACGTTGACCCTGCTGGCTGACACCATGGCGCCGGGCGTCCAGTCTTTGGAGACGCTCTTGAAGGTTGCCAAGCAGCATCGCATCAAGCTGGACACCGCATTTTACAACTCGGCCATTCGGAGGGCTGCCAGAACTGGTGACCTTGATGGAGCTAAG GATGTGTTGAGTGTGATGCGGAAGTGCAACGTCGGCGTGGATGTGCAGACGTTTGGAAGTCTCGCAATGGGCTGCCAGCGACAGAAAGACGGACTTCAGCTGCTCAAAGACATGGAG GAGGCGGGATTAAGGCCCAACGTCCATGTGTTTTCCGCTCTGATTGGCCAGGCAAGTCGCCGGCTGGATTACATTTACCTTACAACGCTCCTGAAAAGCATGCGTAACATGAAGGTGTGGCCTAATGAAGTCATCGTCAAACAGCTGGAATTTGCCGCGCAGTACCCTCCCAACTACAACCAG TACAAGTCCCGCAACAACTACCTGGTCCAGATCGATGGTTTCCGCGGTTACTACCAGCAGTGGTTGCGTGCCATGCCGGCCCAGGACGAGCGGTCGGAGCTCCATTCTGAGTCTCAGCTGGTAGCAAATGTGACAACGGGAGCTGATGCGCTGGGGGGGCTGATTGAGGCCCCCGAAGAACCAAAGCGCAATGGCGAGTAG